The Triticum aestivum cultivar Chinese Spring chromosome 5A, IWGSC CS RefSeq v2.1, whole genome shotgun sequence genomic sequence TCTGCAGAGACAAAAGGATATTGAGTTGTTACCTTAGTGTCCATGAATGTTGCATATCACTTGTTCTCCAGTAAAACACTCAGTAGTCAGTATCTTAGCCATTCTTATCAAGTTACTGAAttcttccaaagaaggaaatgatgCCTACTCATACAGAAACGACGCCGGTATTTCAGATGTTTGAACAGCGGGTTCGTtgtgtcaaagtagtccttccaaagaaggaaatgcccgctctctcggttgcgattcaacgccggaatggagccacggaacaacggcaTTATTCTTTCCTTTGCAGaggcaaaaaataataatatagaaTTGTTAGCTTGGTGTCCATGAATCTTGCACATCACTTGGTCGCCAGTAAAACACTTAGTTCTCAGTATCTTAGTTCATTCATAATTACTGAATTCTTGTACCCATGCATATAAGTCATGTCGATATATGCTAAATGTGCTTCCCTGAACTGGCCCATAAAACTGTCTTAGGCTATGGCATATGGTCCTGTCTTGGAGGGGAGGAGTTGCATTATTGCTGATCAAAGTGGGTCTGGCAAGACATTGGCATATCTCTGCCCTATAGTTCAAAATTTAAGGAAGGAAGAAGCTATGGGGATCCACAAACCATCTCCCAGGAACCCACGAGTCATAATATTGACACCTACTGCTGAACTTTCTTCTCAGGTATACTATACTACTTGCTGAATGTGATGTTGCTGAGGCTTTGTGATAGTTCTAGTATGTAGTAACCGATTGAATCATTTCTCCAAATACAGGTCCTTCAGAATTGCCGCTCAATATCAAAATCTGGGGTTCCCTTCAGGTCTATGGTTGCAACAGGTGGATTTCGACAGAAGACGCAGCTAGAAAGCCTTGATCAAGAGCTGGATGTACTTATAGCAACACCTGGTCGGTTCTTGTATCTGCTTCAGGAAGGCTTTGTGCAGCTAAATAACCTCAGATGGTATGGCTGCTCCTTTTTCCAGTCATTTGAAGTTAAATTGAGAGAAAAACAAGTGGACGTACTAGATAGACCAGAATTAATAAATTGTTCCCTCTGATTGCAGTGCTGTGTTTGATGAAGTGGATATTTTATTTAGTGAAGAAGGTTTTGAACAAGTGCTTCATCAGTTGATTACTGTCGCACCAGTGACCACGCAATATCTTTTTGTCACTGCAACTCTTCCTCTTGATATATATAACAAGGTTGTTGAAACCTTTCCCGACTGTGAGGTGATCATGGGACCTAGTGTCCACCGGACAAGCGCCCGTCTTGAAGAGGTGGGTCATTGCTCACCTTCTTAGTTTCTGTAACCTTTCACTATGCTGCATATGCTGTCTGAAAACGCTTCTAGGAAATGCTCCTGAAGTAACTTGTCTCTCTGTTGCTACTGACATTGTTTACAACTTCAGATTTTTTTTTTTGCGTAAAACAATGCTATTTGTATCATGTGGTATTGTTCTCTAGAGTGATTACATTTTACATTTGTACTGTTACACTACAGATTCTTGTGGACTGCAGTGGAAATGACAATGATGAAAAGAATCCGGAAACAGCCTTTTCCAACAAGAGAACAGCACTTCTGAAGATTATAGAGGAATCTCCGGTTCGTAAAACAATCGTTTTCTGCAATAAGGTACTAGTTCCTCTCCCTTGTATCTCTGTATATCATCATTCACCAATACCAAACATAacttcctcaaaaaaaaaacacaTGAGAAAGTTCCACTGTCTGACAACTAGTCACATGCTTTATGTTCCCAGATTGAGACATGTAGAAAGGTTGAGAATGTGCTGACACGGCTGGACAGGAAGGCGTCACAGATCAAGGTCCTACCGTTCCATGCTGCGTTGGAGCAGGCGAAACGTATTGCAAACATGAAGGAGTTCCTGAAGAAACAGACTACCGACTCGATGTTCCTCGTGTGCACAGACAGGTGTGGATGAACTGAACAACATTTCTACTTTACTAAGTAATTTCTGGTTTCGAAGCCATTGCTTTCACTGAACCGCTGGACTGAATGTGTATCATTTATCTGATGGTGGCAGAGCTTCACGAGGGATCGACTTCACGAACGTGAACCACGTGGTGCTCTTCGACTATCCCCGCGACCCGAGTGAGTACGTCCGCAGGGTTGGTAGGACAGCCCGTGGTGCATCGGGCGACGGCAAGGCTTTCGTGTTTGCGGTGGGCAAGCAGGTGTCCCTGGCCAGGAGGGTGATGGAGAGGAACCTCAAGGGCCACCCGCTGCACGACGTCCCGTGCTTCTAGTTATAGAAGAGCGGCTGATGATGCTCCTCTGCTCGCACAGCTCTAGCTAGTATTTGCAGTAGTATATGATGATGTATACGCACTGCTGTCACATCTAGGATATGTATGCTAGTATTCTGCTGATCATGCCTGTGTGCTGCTGCTGATACATTTATTTGGGTTAAAAGGATGTGTACAATGAGAAGCTGCGAGGCGTTTAATA encodes the following:
- the LOC123106166 gene encoding DEAD-box ATP-dependent RNA helicase 50 isoform X1; amino-acid sequence: MDVAGAQARALPLLLGRPAVSLRCSVSFSCGGARRSWASSATADGEDGGRDYERVAMDTPGAYRLVDRSTGKSVIVWGGVDDGEEPGVPSPAVLSRVTADRSASKENDTAGAANVGSTAGVGSFGRLKAQKVQALARRSAAQLKREGTSGRTSIARRSESSYADSDEDGSKSGRRKFVSDPARRAKPNGDSRDERSRAVRSLNSVLRQYKGGDDSDFSDEEPASGPKVWGKVADVTSYRREDRKQKVPLDSGFFSRRTFKEIGCGDEILGALRTFGFPQPSHIQAMAYGPVLEGRSCIIADQSGSGKTLAYLCPIVQNLRKEEAMGIHKPSPRNPRVIILTPTAELSSQVLQNCRSISKSGVPFRSMVATGGFRQKTQLESLDQELDVLIATPGRFLYLLQEGFVQLNNLRCAVFDEVDILFSEEGFEQVLHQLITVAPVTTQYLFVTATLPLDIYNKVVETFPDCEVIMGPSVHRTSARLEEILVDCSGNDNDEKNPETAFSNKRTALLKIIEESPVRKTIVFCNKIETCRKVENVLTRLDRKASQIKVLPFHAALEQAKRIANMKEFLKKQTTDSMFLVCTDRASRGIDFTNVNHVVLFDYPRDPSEYVRRVGRTARGASGDGKAFVFAVGKQVSLARRVMERNLKGHPLHDVPCF
- the LOC123106166 gene encoding DEAD-box ATP-dependent RNA helicase 50 isoform X2: MDVAGAQARALPLLLGRPAVSLRCSVSFSCGGARRSWASSATADGEDGGRDYERVAMDTPGAYRLVDRSTGKSVIVWGGVDDGEEPGVPSPAVLSRVTADRSASKANVGSTAGVGSFGRLKAQKVQALARRSAAQLKREGTSGRTSIARRSESSYADSDEDGSKSGRRKFVSDPARRAKPNGDSRDERSRAVRSLNSVLRQYKGGDDSDFSDEEPASGPKVWGKVADVTSYRREDRKQKVPLDSGFFSRRTFKEIGCGDEILGALRTFGFPQPSHIQAMAYGPVLEGRSCIIADQSGSGKTLAYLCPIVQNLRKEEAMGIHKPSPRNPRVIILTPTAELSSQVLQNCRSISKSGVPFRSMVATGGFRQKTQLESLDQELDVLIATPGRFLYLLQEGFVQLNNLRCAVFDEVDILFSEEGFEQVLHQLITVAPVTTQYLFVTATLPLDIYNKVVETFPDCEVIMGPSVHRTSARLEEILVDCSGNDNDEKNPETAFSNKRTALLKIIEESPVRKTIVFCNKIETCRKVENVLTRLDRKASQIKVLPFHAALEQAKRIANMKEFLKKQTTDSMFLVCTDRASRGIDFTNVNHVVLFDYPRDPSEYVRRVGRTARGASGDGKAFVFAVGKQVSLARRVMERNLKGHPLHDVPCF